The Desmonostoc muscorum LEGE 12446 genome includes a region encoding these proteins:
- the scpB gene encoding SMC-Scp complex subunit ScpB: MITATATKIEAILYLKGKPLSLGEIAEYAACDRATVKEGIIELMDNYAHRDSALEVVETPDGYSLQLRSDFHDLVQTMIPVELGVGALRTLAAIALNNPILQSDLINLRGSGVYQHVPELVELGFVRKRRDSDSRSYSLQVTPKFHQYFQIEELPQILATNQKEEQLELELELKGVGSRE, from the coding sequence ATGATTACAGCCACAGCGACTAAGATAGAAGCAATTCTCTATTTAAAGGGTAAACCCTTGTCGCTCGGCGAAATCGCCGAGTATGCCGCTTGCGATCGCGCCACTGTTAAGGAAGGCATCATTGAACTAATGGACAACTATGCCCACCGAGATAGCGCCCTAGAAGTAGTAGAAACCCCAGATGGTTACAGTTTGCAACTTAGGTCTGATTTTCATGATTTAGTGCAAACAATGATACCAGTAGAATTGGGTGTAGGTGCATTGCGAACTTTGGCAGCGATCGCTCTCAATAATCCCATACTCCAGAGCGACTTAATTAACTTGCGGGGTTCAGGAGTATATCAGCACGTTCCGGAACTCGTTGAACTTGGTTTCGTTCGCAAGCGGCGAGACAGCGATTCTCGCTCCTACTCGCTGCAAGTAACCCCGAAATTTCATCAATATTTCCAAATCGAAGAACTTCCGCAAATACTTGCCACCAACCAGAAGGAAGAACAATTAGAACTAGAACTAGAACTGAAGGGAGTGGGGAGTAGGGAATAG
- the ispD gene encoding 2-C-methyl-D-erythritol 4-phosphate cytidylyltransferase codes for MYLLIPAAGIGKRMGSNRNKLLLQVRSQPIIAWTLLAAQAASKISWIGIISQPTDWPDFKAILADLKLTKPVELIPGGSTRQESVYNGLQALPANAEQVLIHDGARCLVTPDLFNSCAQAIGQCRGLIAAVPVKDTIKVVDGQGIIQSTPDRQQLWAAQTPQGFDVKLLKQCHAEGVRQGWEVTDDAALFERCGIQVRIVEGEETNLKVTTPQDLAIAEFILTSRGL; via the coding sequence GTGTATTTACTAATTCCAGCTGCGGGAATCGGAAAAAGGATGGGGAGTAACCGCAATAAACTCCTGCTTCAGGTGCGATCGCAACCAATTATTGCTTGGACTTTATTAGCCGCCCAAGCGGCCAGTAAAATCAGTTGGATCGGAATTATTTCCCAACCCACTGACTGGCCTGATTTTAAGGCAATTCTCGCCGATTTGAAACTAACTAAACCAGTAGAATTGATTCCAGGCGGCTCCACCCGCCAAGAATCTGTTTACAACGGCTTACAAGCCCTACCAGCCAATGCAGAACAAGTTTTGATTCACGACGGAGCCAGGTGTCTAGTCACGCCAGATTTATTTAACTCTTGTGCCCAAGCCATTGGCCAATGTCGTGGTTTAATTGCTGCGGTGCCCGTCAAAGACACCATCAAAGTCGTTGATGGACAAGGAATAATTCAAAGTACACCCGACAGACAACAACTGTGGGCAGCACAAACGCCCCAAGGATTCGATGTCAAATTGTTGAAGCAGTGTCATGCTGAAGGTGTCCGTCAAGGCTGGGAAGTAACAGACGATGCGGCTTTGTTTGAAAGATGCGGCATTCAAGTCAGAATTGTCGAAGGGGAAGAGACAAATTTAAAAGTTACCACCCCACAAGATTTAGCGATCGCAGAATTTATCCTTACGAGCAGAGGTCTTTGA
- a CDS encoding glycosyltransferase family 9 protein: protein MRVVALVPGGIGDQILFFPTLDDLKRYYPNAQIDVVVEPQAKAAYQVSKSVHEVLAFDFKDRNSLADWGNLVGTIRDREYDVVIAVKQIWLLGLLLWLTGIPIRIGYKGKGSVFLTHAVPFKASQYAAAAYHDLLQPLGINTPVPELAVNVPKPDIEWAQKEQKRLGIHETGYVLIHHGRSEQLFQAKEQDKIYPVQSWRQIIQDFQYKQPDLPVVVIKGAEDDQFVRSLLESSPDIKVTAPNDIGKLTAMIAGANLMLSTDSAALQLSVAVQTYTIALFGPTDPAKSLPKNDKFLAIKSPTGKTADISPNAVLEKIWGG from the coding sequence ATGCGAGTAGTAGCCCTTGTACCTGGCGGAATTGGCGACCAAATTCTCTTCTTTCCGACTCTAGATGACCTGAAGCGCTATTACCCAAACGCTCAGATAGATGTCGTTGTTGAACCCCAAGCAAAGGCGGCCTACCAGGTTAGCAAGTCAGTTCACGAGGTACTGGCTTTTGATTTCAAAGACCGTAACAGTCTGGCAGATTGGGGCAACCTGGTGGGCACAATTCGCGATCGCGAATACGATGTTGTCATTGCTGTTAAGCAAATTTGGTTGCTTGGTCTTTTGCTCTGGTTGACGGGAATTCCCATACGTATTGGCTACAAAGGCAAAGGTTCGGTTTTTCTGACCCACGCTGTGCCATTTAAAGCATCACAGTATGCGGCGGCAGCATATCACGACTTGCTGCAACCATTGGGTATCAATACTCCTGTACCAGAGTTAGCTGTAAATGTGCCAAAACCAGATATTGAGTGGGCACAAAAAGAACAAAAACGCTTAGGAATACATGAAACAGGCTATGTCTTGATTCATCATGGCCGTTCTGAGCAGTTATTTCAAGCTAAAGAACAGGATAAAATTTATCCTGTTCAAAGTTGGCGGCAAATTATCCAAGATTTCCAATACAAGCAGCCGGATCTGCCTGTGGTGGTAATTAAGGGGGCTGAGGATGATCAGTTTGTGCGATCGCTACTGGAGTCTTCTCCAGATATCAAAGTAACTGCCCCAAATGATATTGGCAAGTTAACTGCCATGATTGCCGGGGCAAATTTGATGTTGTCTACTGACAGTGCGGCACTACAACTCAGTGTTGCAGTACAAACTTACACTATTGCCTTGTTTGGCCCCACTGATCCAGCTAAGTCGTTGCCGAAAAACGATAAATTCCTGGCCATTAAATCCCCTACGGGCAAAACGGCAGATATTTCACCAAACGCTGTTTTGGAGAAAATTTGGGGTGGTTGA
- a CDS encoding CRR6 family NdhI maturation factor, whose protein sequence is MAAESKTIAIALNNDLINNLDLSPASVVIEQLLEDGVASHEQQLSFDINYDKEPDDPRELSEIPEIRLWFVRLDAKYPWLPFLLDWKTGEFARYTAMLVPHQFSSQEGIQYNPEALEIFLMHKIFILSDWFKQQGIPSLSRLKSMAQMLGYELDDAFFEIF, encoded by the coding sequence GTGGCTGCTGAGTCAAAAACAATTGCGATCGCACTCAATAATGACTTGATTAACAATTTAGATCTGTCGCCTGCGTCAGTAGTGATTGAACAACTGCTGGAAGATGGGGTCGCATCCCACGAACAGCAGCTAAGCTTTGATATCAATTACGACAAAGAACCTGACGATCCACGGGAACTCTCAGAAATTCCAGAGATTCGGCTGTGGTTTGTGCGTCTAGATGCTAAATACCCTTGGTTACCATTTTTACTAGATTGGAAAACTGGAGAATTTGCTCGCTATACCGCCATGTTAGTACCACACCAGTTCAGTTCTCAAGAGGGCATTCAGTATAATCCTGAAGCTTTAGAGATATTTTTGATGCACAAAATTTTTATCTTGAGTGATTGGTTCAAACAGCAAGGCATTCCCAGCTTATCCCGGCTCAAATCTATGGCTCAAATGCTGGGTTATGAATTAGACGATGCTTTTTTTGAGATATTTTGA
- a CDS encoding WD40 repeat domain-containing protein, which translates to MPDKENVIAHGEQRIALQAENNKKCLFRLLTIGLGASFVITTNTTGFAAYQSQIVQREKIEQTAITAKNQLSNYPLKGLITAISLVGQSHNLFLNFPNQLFPQSIKDSLFSAVEISREKNLVRGHQGPVLSVAISTDGKTILSGGDDGTVRLWNRKGQPLGEPFKGHMTSVFSVAISANLETIVSGSTDGTVRLWNRKGQSLGEPFEGEQGTVVNSVAISTDGETILSGGSAGTVRLWDRKGQPLGEPFKGHQGSINSVAISTDGETILSGGDDGTVRLWNRKGQPLGEPFKGHQGSIFSVAISTDGETIISGGLDGTVRLWNRKGQPLGEPFKGHQGFVSSVAITTDGETILSGSEDGTVRLWNRKGQPLGKPFEGEPSRVYSVAISTDGQTIASGGYDGEDGIVRLWNRKGQPLSEPLKKRQTSVSSIAISINGETVINGGDDGTVRLWNRKGQPLGEPFKGHRGFVSSVAISTDQQTIISGGYDGTVRLWNRNGQPLGEPFKGDQGYITCVAISTDNQTILSGGYDGTVRLWNRKGQPLGEPFKVYKNYANSVAISIDGQTILTGGLDGTVRLWNRKGQPLGEPFKGHQGSVSSIAISTDGQTILSGGSDGTVRLWNRKGQLLSEPFKGDQGSIIFVAISTDDQTIISGGYDGYDSTVRLWNRKGQLLGNL; encoded by the coding sequence ATGCCAGACAAAGAAAACGTCATTGCTCATGGAGAGCAAAGGATAGCATTACAAGCAGAGAATAATAAAAAGTGCTTGTTCAGGCTTTTAACAATAGGATTAGGAGCAAGTTTTGTAATTACAACAAATACAACAGGATTTGCAGCTTATCAGTCGCAAATTGTACAACGAGAGAAAATAGAACAAACTGCCATCACAGCAAAAAATCAGCTATCAAATTATCCGTTAAAAGGTTTGATCACTGCAATTAGTCTTGTAGGACAAAGCCATAATCTCTTCCTCAATTTTCCCAATCAATTATTTCCCCAATCGATAAAAGACAGCTTGTTTAGTGCAGTTGAGATTAGCCGAGAAAAAAATCTCGTCAGAGGTCATCAAGGTCCTGTACTTTCTGTAGCAATAAGTACAGATGGAAAAACAATCCTTAGTGGGGGTGATGATGGCACAGTCAGGTTGTGGAATAGAAAGGGTCAGCCCCTGGGTGAACCTTTTAAAGGTCATATGACTTCCGTCTTTTCTGTAGCAATAAGTGCAAATTTAGAAACAATAGTTAGTGGAAGTACAGATGGCACAGTTAGGTTGTGGAACAGGAAGGGTCAGTCTCTGGGTGAACCTTTTGAAGGTGAGCAAGGTACTGTTGTAAACTCTGTAGCAATAAGTACGGATGGAGAAACAATCCTTAGTGGAGGTTCCGCTGGCACAGTTAGGTTGTGGGACAGGAAGGGTCAGCCTCTGGGTGAACCTTTTAAAGGTCATCAAGGTTCCATAAACTCTGTAGCAATAAGTACGGATGGAGAAACAATCCTTAGTGGGGGTGATGATGGCACAGTCAGGTTGTGGAACAGGAAGGGTCAGCCTCTGGGTGAACCTTTTAAAGGTCATCAAGGTTCTATATTTTCTGTAGCAATAAGTACGGATGGGGAAACAATTATCAGTGGGGGTTTAGATGGCACAGTCAGGTTGTGGAACAGGAAGGGTCAGCCTCTGGGTGAACCTTTTAAAGGCCATCAAGGTTTCGTAAGCTCTGTAGCAATAACTACAGATGGAGAAACAATCCTTAGCGGGAGCGAAGATGGCACAGTCAGGTTGTGGAACAGGAAGGGTCAGCCCCTGGGTAAACCTTTTGAAGGCGAGCCAAGTCGTGTATATTCTGTAGCAATAAGCACTGATGGGCAAACAATTGCCAGTGGGGGTTATGATGGCGAAGATGGCATAGTCAGGTTGTGGAACAGGAAGGGTCAGCCCCTGAGTGAACCTTTAAAAAAACGTCAAACTTCCGTATCGTCTATAGCAATAAGCATAAATGGAGAAACAGTCATCAATGGGGGTGATGATGGCACAGTCAGGTTGTGGAACAGGAAGGGTCAGCCCCTGGGTGAACCTTTTAAAGGTCATCGAGGTTTCGTAAGTTCTGTAGCAATAAGCACAGATCAACAAACAATCATCAGTGGAGGTTATGATGGCACAGTCAGGTTGTGGAACAGAAACGGTCAGCCTTTGGGCGAACCTTTTAAAGGTGATCAAGGCTACATAACTTGTGTAGCCATAAGCACAGACAATCAAACGATCCTGAGCGGAGGTTATGATGGCACAGTCAGGTTGTGGAACAGGAAGGGGCAGCCTCTGGGCGAACCTTTTAAAGTCTATAAAAATTACGCAAACTCTGTAGCAATAAGCATAGATGGACAAACAATTCTCACCGGGGGCTTAGATGGCACAGTCAGGTTGTGGAACAGGAAGGGCCAGCCTCTGGGTGAACCTTTTAAAGGTCATCAAGGTTCCGTAAGCTCTATAGCAATAAGCACAGATGGACAAACAATCCTTAGTGGAGGTTCAGATGGCACAGTCAGGTTATGGAACAGGAAGGGTCAGCTCCTGAGTGAACCTTTTAAAGGTGATCAAGGTTCCATAATATTTGTAGCAATAAGTACTGATGATCAAACAATCATCAGTGGGGGTTATGATGGCTATGATAGTACAGTCAGGTTGTGGAACAGGAAGGGTCAGCTCCTGGGCAACCTTTAA
- a CDS encoding Fur family transcriptional regulator has product MQKQTISTRPIRSLEDALDRCQVLGMRVSRQRRFILELLWQANEHLSAREIYDRLNQQGKEIGHTSVYQNLEALSSQGIIECIERCDGRLYGNISDSHSHVNCIDTNQILDVHVQLPEDFIRQVEEQTGVKITEYSINFYGYRNSQEG; this is encoded by the coding sequence ATGCAAAAACAAACAATTTCTACAAGGCCAATTCGTTCACTAGAAGATGCGCTCGATCGCTGTCAAGTCCTGGGTATGCGCGTCAGCCGCCAGCGTCGCTTTATTCTGGAACTACTTTGGCAAGCCAACGAACATCTTTCTGCTAGAGAGATTTACGATCGCTTAAACCAACAAGGCAAAGAAATCGGTCATACTTCGGTGTATCAAAATTTAGAAGCATTATCAAGTCAAGGCATCATTGAGTGTATTGAACGATGCGACGGGCGTTTATACGGAAACATCAGTGATTCTCACAGTCATGTCAACTGTATAGATACAAATCAAATTCTGGACGTTCACGTGCAACTGCCAGAAGATTTTATCCGCCAAGTTGAAGAACAAACAGGAGTAAAAATTACTGAGTATAGTATTAACTTTTATGGTTACCGGAATTCGCAAGAAGGCTAG
- a CDS encoding pentapeptide repeat-containing protein, whose amino-acid sequence MNLSIRHWLAERNIAINQISGFSAGELAGIGYRIVQVMEVKSLTPFDICTLVEVLELPLSIVCQEISIISELTASLLRSLSQKKPLKRNEGTWLAFQIAYLQALQAILNQESSLQRLWLDRARIPTQPNITQEELGKITLQDSQLQGLLKTLSPAKLTDTQAEQALSSVADSLLVQQINNAAMAWLVANGAEEAEAKLITQRLLNSFPGHLLIVVTENAAPLAQLQKFVRLGISSVGSTVADKIDFHREHYRASLIQNLSLPLLTEYFALKDIYVQQKGLPVEESISDQDNKNPKPVDLKTWAQQQLADLETIAVIESEPGYGKTSFCQVWAAQIAQEFYPEWMPILISLRDITYSKTFTETLNSAFSVNLSTWLEQENPRCLLLLDGLDELPLSAQGIRAKAIFLQQLLNFQSQRRHKIVLTSRSNTLQEIEPEVVFLCKRITIQPFDVEELKQWFQQWTKVQSLPIAQNFFTFLKQAGLFGKSKFAELSVLVRQPLMLHLLGILHREGQLDDELLQLSSKATLLWEIHHRLSRWLLGYPLTGGMKTMLLRSGFAHIHRTPEAIANLLGDRHPQDLVEQMQAIALKILQSQGYQVNEESKNLPGFYFEVQGWKMSRRGAEAQSNLIEFSHTKLGEYLCGEAVAGELKLLTRYRDRGYGTLSFVLDSPSGVAEYIYKLLGYGILSQEIEELAIEGLRKEQKGRFSFEILFQRLLSFWRAYCQGRWLDEGIAHKALTHFHALQNPVNVEQVNAAVGLNVFLLLCACYRETKIPFWPCGNPINLTEFNPQALSALIARTTVLHKSAFTTRINSLAGLNLSGASLFQVALTQINLEQTNLSNAELIGANFAGANLHQANLTGANLQQANLAGANLQQANLTGANLQQANLIGVNLNFANLTNACLFDAVLTEANKKLAADNGALFSKDSFQKLKNLRSPTAGRSPLQQPLFNSEKIAPNTNVNWNNPATIGLIESCEGTILPVDLYDDDPVDETIF is encoded by the coding sequence ATGAACCTGAGTATTAGGCACTGGTTGGCAGAACGCAATATCGCAATTAATCAAATCAGCGGATTTTCAGCGGGGGAATTGGCAGGTATTGGCTACCGTATTGTTCAGGTTATGGAAGTCAAAAGCCTGACGCCTTTTGATATCTGTACTTTGGTAGAAGTCTTAGAACTACCCTTAAGTATTGTTTGCCAAGAAATTAGTATCATTTCCGAGTTGACAGCAAGCTTGTTGCGTAGCCTCAGCCAAAAAAAACCTTTAAAACGTAACGAAGGCACATGGTTAGCCTTTCAAATTGCTTATCTCCAAGCTTTGCAAGCAATTTTAAACCAGGAATCAAGCCTGCAAAGACTGTGGCTAGACCGAGCAAGAATACCTACCCAACCAAACATCACCCAAGAGGAACTCGGTAAAATCACTCTCCAAGATTCTCAACTGCAAGGACTACTGAAAACTCTCAGTCCTGCTAAATTAACTGACACTCAAGCTGAACAAGCACTGTCTTCGGTTGCTGACTCATTACTGGTACAACAAATAAATAATGCTGCTATGGCTTGGTTGGTGGCCAATGGTGCAGAGGAAGCTGAAGCTAAACTCATTACACAGCGTCTGCTTAACTCGTTTCCTGGTCACTTACTGATAGTAGTTACCGAAAATGCTGCCCCTTTAGCCCAACTGCAAAAATTTGTCCGATTGGGAATTTCATCAGTTGGTTCTACCGTGGCTGATAAAATTGACTTCCACCGAGAACATTACCGTGCAAGTTTGATTCAAAATCTGAGTCTGCCGTTGCTCACAGAATATTTTGCTCTTAAGGATATTTATGTCCAACAAAAAGGCTTACCAGTAGAGGAAAGCATTTCTGATCAAGATAACAAAAATCCCAAGCCAGTTGATTTAAAAACATGGGCACAACAACAGCTAGCTGATTTAGAAACCATCGCTGTGATTGAGTCGGAACCTGGTTATGGAAAAACTAGTTTTTGCCAAGTTTGGGCTGCACAAATTGCACAAGAATTTTACCCTGAATGGATGCCGATACTAATTAGTTTGCGAGATATAACATACAGCAAAACTTTTACTGAAACTCTCAATTCCGCTTTTTCTGTTAATCTTTCAACTTGGTTAGAACAAGAAAATCCTCGGTGTTTGTTGCTGCTGGATGGTTTGGATGAACTACCTCTTTCTGCTCAGGGTATTAGAGCAAAAGCAATTTTTCTTCAGCAATTACTCAACTTTCAGTCTCAGCGTCGCCACAAAATTGTATTAACAAGTCGGTCAAATACGTTACAGGAAATTGAACCGGAAGTAGTATTTTTATGCAAGCGAATTACTATCCAGCCGTTCGATGTGGAAGAACTAAAACAATGGTTTCAGCAGTGGACAAAAGTACAATCGTTGCCGATTGCTCAAAATTTCTTTACATTCTTAAAACAGGCGGGGTTATTTGGCAAATCAAAGTTTGCAGAATTATCTGTCCTTGTCCGTCAACCTTTAATGCTGCATTTATTGGGAATTTTACACCGTGAGGGACAGCTAGATGATGAGTTATTGCAATTATCTAGTAAGGCTACTTTGTTATGGGAAATTCATCATCGGTTGAGTCGCTGGTTGTTAGGCTATCCGCTAACTGGTGGGATGAAAACGATGCTGTTGCGATCGGGATTTGCTCATATCCACCGGACTCCAGAAGCGATCGCTAATTTACTCGGCGATCGCCATCCCCAAGATTTAGTTGAGCAAATGCAAGCGATCGCTCTGAAAATCTTACAATCCCAGGGTTATCAGGTCAATGAGGAATCGAAGAATTTACCAGGGTTTTATTTTGAAGTTCAGGGTTGGAAAATGTCACGCAGAGGCGCAGAGGCGCAAAGTAATTTAATTGAGTTTTCGCATACTAAGTTGGGAGAATATCTTTGTGGGGAGGCTGTTGCTGGTGAGTTGAAATTGTTGACTCGATACCGAGATCGGGGTTATGGGACGCTGAGTTTTGTGCTTGATTCTCCCAGTGGTGTAGCCGAGTATATTTATAAGTTACTGGGTTATGGGATACTTAGTCAGGAAATTGAAGAACTGGCGATCGAGGGATTACGCAAAGAGCAAAAAGGCCGGTTTTCTTTTGAAATTTTGTTTCAACGTCTTTTGTCTTTTTGGCGTGCTTATTGTCAAGGACGTTGGTTAGATGAGGGAATAGCACATAAAGCTTTGACTCATTTTCACGCACTGCAAAATCCTGTGAATGTTGAGCAGGTAAATGCTGCGGTGGGATTGAATGTGTTTTTATTGCTTTGTGCTTGCTACCGGGAAACAAAAATTCCTTTTTGGCCTTGTGGTAATCCAATCAATTTGACAGAATTCAATCCGCAGGCCTTAAGTGCGCTAATTGCGAGAACAACGGTTTTACATAAAAGCGCCTTCACAACCCGAATAAATTCTCTGGCTGGACTCAATCTATCGGGAGCCTCTTTATTTCAAGTGGCGTTAACTCAAATAAATCTTGAGCAAACAAACTTATCTAATGCGGAGTTAATCGGGGCGAATTTCGCAGGCGCAAACTTGCACCAGGCTAATCTTACAGGCGCAAATCTTCAACAGGCAAATCTTGCAGGCGCAAATCTCCAACAGGCAAATCTCACAGGCGCGAACCTCCAACAGGCAAACCTAATAGGTGTAAATTTGAATTTTGCCAATCTCACCAATGCCTGCTTATTTGATGCCGTTCTTACTGAGGCTAACAAAAAATTGGCCGCCGATAATGGTGCTTTGTTCTCCAAAGATTCATTTCAAAAACTGAAAAATTTGCGATCGCCTACAGCAGGGCGTAGCCCATTGCAGCAACCCTTATTCAACAGCGAAAAAATCGCGCCAAACACAAATGTTAATTGGAACAATCCCGCGACAATCGGACTAATTGAAAGCTGCGAAGGCACAATTTTACCAGTAGATTTATATGATGATGACCCAGTTGATGAAACTATTTTTTAG
- a CDS encoding DUF3685 domain-containing protein gives MSDRPLKLLLIDQDPIFRLGLRVALEAIPDLQITAVVETDTAALQTLAEIAELNPNQVNLVVLELGNGRSTTSQQLGLQFCRQLRALYPNLPIFLLSSIQEQGLLLAAKSIGVNGYSPKGTPLSELVIAMQQVATGGSYWFDQTQTTITGASPTDAMNRDAMNRVSTDSALPFFKLRNNLRLSGIDYINATLASVTAQLQVPGIPVLDRAILAGQRRELLAARWLLNQLLVSPQERQEDNIQVADELPVSPSLSSAIQQTQMQPPLLTAAALQSVLFASCVTKLQFPLENVTDIPLEIDILREQKKRELLYLILQKLAQQLDELRASQIEISQLSGVKSTLTRDLWQAGVTDFFGKFSLIKLGKQNIEIVNVLLQNTQVVQAEILNKIPLVFELYSYLLFQTEMYIDNASYPATSAEAKSQASMILENLLIQVANGVIQPLLNSLADVEIIKKNFYGSRLISTREIERFRNELSWKYRFNNYINEAQTIFESRYEIFVIAPRGIAKTSIYAPRNQELAKLSNIPLLVTLILEFSDAIAPRLKSLLAFLGSGIVFILTQVIGRGLGLIGRGILQGIGSVSLIEKNFRRK, from the coding sequence ATGAGCGATCGCCCTTTAAAGTTACTGTTAATCGACCAAGACCCGATTTTTCGTCTGGGATTACGGGTAGCTCTAGAAGCAATTCCTGACCTGCAAATTACAGCAGTGGTAGAAACTGATACTGCTGCCTTGCAGACTTTAGCAGAAATTGCAGAACTTAACCCTAACCAGGTGAATTTGGTGGTTTTGGAATTAGGTAATGGTCGCTCCACTACCAGCCAGCAGCTAGGATTGCAATTCTGTCGGCAACTGAGAGCCTTGTACCCCAACCTGCCGATTTTCCTCCTCAGCTCTATTCAAGAACAAGGATTACTATTAGCTGCCAAATCTATTGGTGTAAATGGTTACTCTCCTAAAGGCACACCTCTTTCTGAGCTAGTCATTGCCATGCAACAAGTTGCAACTGGTGGTTCCTATTGGTTTGACCAAACCCAAACAACAATAACGGGAGCATCCCCCACAGACGCGATGAATCGAGACGCGATGAATCGCGTCTCTACAGATTCCGCACTCCCATTCTTCAAGCTGCGAAATAATTTACGTTTGTCAGGAATTGATTACATTAACGCTACCCTAGCGTCAGTAACAGCACAATTACAAGTACCTGGAATACCAGTATTAGATCGGGCAATTCTGGCTGGACAACGACGAGAACTGCTAGCGGCTCGTTGGTTGCTCAATCAATTGCTGGTTTCGCCACAAGAAAGGCAAGAGGACAATATTCAAGTTGCTGATGAGCTGCCTGTGAGTCCTTCATTGAGTAGTGCCATTCAACAAACGCAAATGCAGCCACCTCTGCTAACTGCGGCAGCGTTACAATCTGTTTTGTTTGCATCTTGTGTTACTAAACTTCAATTTCCTTTAGAAAATGTCACAGATATACCTTTAGAAATTGACATTTTGCGCGAACAAAAAAAGCGAGAATTACTTTATTTAATTCTGCAAAAACTAGCTCAACAATTGGATGAATTGCGGGCTTCTCAAATTGAGATAAGTCAATTATCCGGGGTAAAAAGTACACTAACAAGGGATTTATGGCAAGCAGGAGTAACAGATTTTTTTGGCAAATTTTCTTTGATTAAGCTAGGTAAACAAAATATAGAAATTGTGAATGTGTTGCTGCAAAATACCCAGGTTGTGCAAGCAGAAATTCTCAATAAAATTCCCTTAGTTTTTGAATTGTATAGTTATCTGCTATTTCAAACAGAAATGTACATTGATAATGCTTCTTATCCAGCAACCAGCGCTGAAGCAAAATCCCAAGCATCAATGATTTTAGAGAACTTGTTGATTCAGGTAGCAAATGGTGTAATACAACCACTGCTCAATTCCTTAGCAGATGTAGAAATAATTAAGAAAAATTTTTATGGTAGCCGATTGATTTCCACAAGAGAAATTGAAAGATTTCGGAATGAATTGTCATGGAAATATCGTTTTAATAATTATATAAATGAAGCCCAGACAATTTTTGAAAGTCGCTACGAAATATTTGTAATTGCACCACGAGGCATTGCCAAAACTTCAATTTATGCCCCGCGCAATCAGGAATTAGCAAAACTTTCTAATATTCCTTTATTAGTGACATTGATTCTAGAATTCAGTGATGCGATCGCACCGCGTTTAAAATCACTATTAGCCTTTTTAGGTAGCGGTATTGTCTTCATTTTGACCCAAGTAATCGGTCGTGGTTTAGGTTTAATCGGTCGTGGTATTCTCCAAGGTATTGGTAGTGTTTCGTTGATCGAAAAGAACTTTAGACGAAAATAG
- a CDS encoding diacylglycerol/polyprenol kinase family protein encodes MTNNDIIGLVVSYVYATSLLVVGEGLRKLFGVKPDLTRKVIHVGAGMWVFGVLLLFNRWEIGIIPFATFIALNYLFYRYRVIGAMDTEDSSPGTVYFAISVTLLFGLLWRPNGPVDSVPIAVAGIMAMTWGDALAALIGRRFGEHKYQVGNSVRSWEGSAAMFVASTAAIFLVLLLLPGSSLSPLAMPLGLGWALLTAIATATFATLAEAVSPHGTDNLSVPLVAAAVVWVIIRNS; translated from the coding sequence ATGACAAACAACGATATTATCGGGTTAGTAGTTTCTTACGTATACGCAACTAGTCTACTCGTCGTTGGCGAGGGACTACGTAAGCTGTTTGGTGTGAAGCCGGATTTGACGCGGAAGGTAATCCATGTTGGTGCAGGGATGTGGGTTTTTGGCGTCCTGCTGCTGTTTAATCGCTGGGAAATCGGAATTATACCCTTTGCTACGTTTATCGCACTCAATTACCTGTTCTACCGCTACCGGGTGATTGGCGCAATGGATACCGAAGATAGTTCACCTGGTACAGTTTATTTTGCTATTTCCGTGACATTACTATTTGGGTTACTGTGGCGACCAAATGGCCCAGTAGATAGCGTCCCAATTGCGGTAGCTGGGATAATGGCCATGACTTGGGGTGATGCACTGGCGGCATTAATCGGTAGGCGCTTCGGGGAGCATAAATACCAAGTGGGTAATTCTGTGCGTTCCTGGGAGGGTTCAGCAGCGATGTTTGTGGCGAGTACAGCAGCGATTTTTTTAGTGCTGTTGTTGCTTCCTGGTTCGTCCCTTAGCCCCCTAGCAATGCCTTTGGGTTTGGGATGGGCTTTATTGACGGCGATCGCAACTGCTACTTTTGCAACCCTAGCTGAAGCAGTCTCACCCCACGGCACAGATAACCTCAGTGTACCATTAGTGGCGGCGGCTGTAGTTTGGGTAATAATTCGTAATTCGTAA